A window of Carassius auratus strain Wakin unplaced genomic scaffold, ASM336829v1 scaf_tig00014969, whole genome shotgun sequence contains these coding sequences:
- the LOC113074501 gene encoding plexin-B2-like, producing the protein MDACTKSEHKLTRESPSNKLLYAKEISTYKKMVDDYYKGIRQMVPVSDQDMNTHLAEVSRSHTDKLNTQVALHQLYQYASKYYDGIISSLEDDPAAQSKQLTLRLQQIAAALENKVTDL; encoded by the exons ATGGACGCCTGCACCAAGTCTGAGCACAAACTTACCCGG GAGTCTCCCAGCAACAAACTGCTTTATGCAAAGGAAATCTCCACTTACAAGAAGATGGTTGATGA TTATTATAAAGGCATCCGTCAGATGGTTCCAGTCAGTGACCaagacatgaacacacaccttgCAGAAGTTTCACGT TCTCATACAGATAAGTTGAATACCCAGGTTGCACTGCACCAGCTTTACCAGTATGCCAGCAAGTACTATGATGGG ATCATCTCATCGCTGGAGGACGATCCTGCCGCCCAGAGCAAACAGCTGACCCTCAGACTGCAGCAGATCGCCGCCGCATTGGAGAATAAAGTGACTGACCTTTAG
- the LOC113074504 gene encoding overexpressed in colon carcinoma 1 protein homolog, translating to MGCGNSTSDSTAAGSSESAKDVQDDSSMDDEKRRNYGGVYVGLPADLSNVATGQTPSTHKE from the exons ATGGGATGTGGGAATTCCACCTCAGACAGCACAGCTGCGG GTTCATCTGAGTCAGCCAAAGATGT GCAGGACGATTCATCTATGGACGATGAAAAGAGGAGGAACTATGGTGGAGTGTATGTGGGCTTACCTGCAGACCTCAGCAATGTGGCCACCGGACAAACACCTTCCACACACAAAG AATAA